The following are encoded together in the Candidatus Micrarchaeum acidiphilum ARMAN-2 genome:
- a CDS encoding Pyrrolo-quinoline quinone yields MRKSIAIGVILAVVVLAAVGILYSGRYYHTTITTTVSTTSTIATSTTSTSSSVTTTIPQAEINPINVTPEIKIAHIVNITNFTAPNSQVPVTASNAQCIGAENESLPYKNAISEFEYNPCHIYDINYSIPTFSYTFKPIRVANTLENLAILGPITIYKNLAIVDLSADVNVSDEMNRSYYFGALVAINMSTGKRVWQRNFTNQLMTQPILQNGTLFVGTGSDFQFLGAGNIVVAINATNGNEYWGLPFLGQKMPTSIYYNKTLILQPSFSEHITILNSSTGGIIKEIDAGARDAMSSPAVVGDHAYFGAHNYSPPHSFFYSINLSSGAEQWITEFYNCGGGAEDTSPSIWGDIAVSSCVNGHSSNSSALSNSSTNANSKINVFLVGLYRNNGTVAWAYYEGYGKVPLRIMAPPTTAYKNTVYADSPSIGVLYAVNMTTGKREWSFRTGPTSGNANIIGNHIFIVNSTGTLFVLDLNGALYKSLNVGIPYGPSDVIEAGNKIVLYGTNGRIESIPLTSILG; encoded by the coding sequence ATGCGGAAATCAATTGCAATTGGTGTAATCCTCGCCGTAGTGGTGCTTGCAGCCGTTGGCATATTATACTCTGGCAGGTATTATCATACAACCATAACTACGACGGTTTCTACCACTTCAACAATCGCCACGAGCACTACCTCCACTTCTTCTTCTGTCACAACCACGATACCGCAGGCAGAAATTAACCCGATCAATGTCACCCCAGAGATAAAAATAGCGCATATAGTAAACATAACAAATTTTACCGCTCCAAATTCGCAAGTGCCTGTCACTGCAAGCAATGCTCAATGCATTGGGGCTGAAAATGAATCCCTTCCGTACAAAAACGCAATTTCTGAATTCGAATACAATCCATGCCACATATACGACATAAACTACAGCATACCAACATTCTCATATACCTTCAAGCCCATAAGGGTTGCCAACACTCTGGAAAACCTCGCAATTTTGGGCCCGATTACCATATACAAGAATCTAGCCATTGTGGATCTTTCGGCGGACGTCAACGTTTCTGATGAAATGAATCGCAGTTATTATTTTGGGGCCCTAGTGGCCATAAATATGAGCACTGGAAAGCGTGTCTGGCAGCGTAACTTTACCAACCAACTAATGACGCAGCCTATACTGCAGAACGGCACATTGTTTGTAGGTACAGGCAGCGATTTCCAATTTTTGGGCGCTGGCAATATTGTTGTTGCCATAAACGCAACTAACGGAAATGAATATTGGGGCCTGCCATTCCTGGGACAGAAAATGCCAACATCTATCTACTACAACAAAACGCTAATCCTGCAGCCCAGCTTTAGTGAGCATATAACAATCCTGAATTCCAGCACTGGAGGAATAATAAAGGAGATAGACGCCGGAGCGCGTGACGCCATGTCATCCCCTGCAGTAGTCGGAGATCACGCATACTTCGGCGCGCATAATTATTCTCCGCCACATTCATTTTTCTACTCAATAAACCTTTCTTCAGGTGCGGAGCAATGGATTACCGAATTCTACAACTGCGGTGGAGGAGCGGAAGACACCTCACCATCGATATGGGGCGACATTGCAGTTTCCAGCTGTGTTAACGGCCACTCCAGCAATTCATCTGCCCTGTCAAATAGCAGCACTAACGCCAATTCAAAAATAAACGTTTTTTTAGTGGGTTTATACAGAAACAACGGCACTGTTGCATGGGCGTACTACGAGGGATATGGTAAAGTCCCGCTAAGAATCATGGCGCCCCCTACCACTGCGTATAAAAACACTGTCTATGCAGACTCACCTTCGATAGGCGTGCTATACGCTGTAAACATGACGACAGGCAAAAGGGAGTGGTCCTTCAGGACAGGCCCCACTTCAGGCAATGCCAATATAATCGGGAACCACATATTCATAGTAAACTCGACAGGCACACTCTTCGTTCTTGATCTGAACGGCGCCCTTTATAAGTCCTTAAATGTGGGCATACCTTACGGTCCAAGCGATGTAATAGAAGCGGGCAACAAAATAGTGCTTTACGGCACAAACGGCAGAATAGAATCGATTCCTCTAACCAGCATCCTTGGATAA